GTAAAATAGAAGCCGTGATACGCAAAGGTTTTATCATTTCAGTCGCGGCGGCCTTCTTTCTGTGCGCGTTTGCGGACACGGTTGCGGCAAAAGAAAGAATTGACGGAATCGCCATTGTGGTAAACAACTCCATTGTCACCCTTTCCGAATACAGAAAGAAAGAGGCGAGCATAAGAAAACAATCCCCCGAAGCCACCAAAGACCAGATAGTAAGCAGCATTATCAGCGAGCAGGTGATGATGAACATCGCGGTGGAAAAAAACATTACGGTCTCGGCGGAAGAGATAAAAGCCGCCCTTGAAGCCTTCAAAGAATCCCTCGGACTGGACGATGTGTCTTTCGTGCAGTCTCTCGGCGAAAGAAGCATGACGCTTGAGGAATTCTTCGCGGAAATGAGAATCCAACTCATCACAAAAAAACTTGTTCAATACGAGGTTGAACGTCAGGGGCTGACCATAGACGACAAAGCGGTTGAAGACTATTACCTGAAACACAACCCCGGCGCGGACAGGTCTCCACAGGTCAGAATAGCGCACATACTCATGCCGACGGGCGGCTCAGTCGAACGCAAAGCGGCGGAGCGCATTGCGGAGGATGCGAGAGCGGGAAAGCCCTTTGAAGAACTCGCCCGGCGGCACTCCATGGACGCAAGAACAGCCCCGGAGGGCGGAGACCTCGGCTACTTCAGACGGGACGAACTTATACTGCCGTTGCAAAAAGCCGTTGAGGAAGCGGGAGCGGGCGACATAGGGGGCCCGGTTCTCTCCGATGCGGGGTTTCATATAGTCAAAGTGCTGGCGGTAAAAGAGGAAGGGGTCATGGTTCCGCCGGAAATCAAAACCGCCCTGATTGACGAAATGATAAGCCGGGAAACCGAACGCATAATCTCAACCCTCATAGAAAAGGGCCTGAATTCCTCGCTTATAGATGTGAGGATTTGATCCTCCGGATTTAATCCCCGTCCGTCTCCGGAGGCGGGCAGGTGCAGAAAAGGTTTTTGTCTCCGTAGGCGTTGTCTATGCGCGAAACCGGCGGCCAGAACTTGTTTTCCTTCACAAAATCCGCCGGAAAACAGGCGGCGCTTCTTGAGTAGGGACGCTCCCACCGGTCGGAGGCAACCGCCGCGGCGGTGTGCGGGCTGTTTTTGAGAACATTGTCAGCCCTGTCCGCCCCGCCCCTCTCTATGTCCGCTATCTCCGCGCGAATACTCTCAAGCGCCTCGCAGAAACGGTCTATCTCCGCCTTTGACTCGCTCTCCGTAGGCTCTATCATCACCGTTCCCGCAACCGGCCACGAAACCGTGGGGGCGTGAAAGCCGTAGTCCATCAACCGCTTGGCAAAATCTTCAACATCCACACCCGCGCTCTTTTTGAACTCCCGCAGGTCTAAAATAAACTCATGCGCCACCCTGCCCCCGTCCCCCTCGTATAAAACCTTGTAGGTGCGGCCAAGCCGCCGCTTCATGTAGTTGGCGTTGAGTATCGCGTGCATGGTCGCGTTTCGCGCCCCGCGAGCCCCCAGCATCCGCAGATACGCATATGAGACAACCGTTATGCACGCGCTTCCCCACGGAGCGGCGGCAACGGGAGCGGAGCGGAGAGAGGCCGCCTCCGGCGATTCCTCCCGCCCGAAAGGATGCCCCGGCAGAAACGGCTCCAGATGAGGGGCGGCGCATATGGGCCCCATGCCCGGCCCGCCGCCGCCGTGCGGTATGCTGAAGGTCTTGTGAAGGTTCACATGGCACAAGTCCGCCCCGATAAGCGCCGGTTTGACAAGACCGACCTGCGCGTTGAGATTCGCGCCGTCCATATAAACCTGCCCGCCGTGGTCGTGAACGGTCGCGCAGACCTTCCGTATGTCGCGCTCAAAAACCCCGTGCGTGGACGGGTAGGTGATCATTACCGCCGCAAGGCGGGACGAGTGCGCCTCGCATTTCCTGCGGAGGTCTTCGGTGTCTATGGAGCCGTCCTGTGTGCAGCCGACCGTAACAACCCTCATTCCCGCCATCGCCGCGCTCGCGGGATTGGTCCCGTGGGCGGACGAGGGGACAAGCGCCACGTCCCGCTCCCCCTCCCCGCGCCCCCGGTGATAAGCCCTTATCGCCATAAGACCGGCAAACTCGCCCTGCGCCCCGGAGTTGGGCTGTAAAGACGCGGCGGCAAATCCCGTTACTTCGCAAAGCCACCGCCCCAGTTGCCCGACCATTTCTTCATACCCCCTCAACTGGTCGCGCGGGGCAAACGGGTGAATGTCCGCAAAGCCCGGCCAGCTGACCGGAGCCAGTTCCGAGGCGGAGTTGAGTTTCATCGTGCAGGAGCCCAGCGGTATCATGGAATGGGTGAGAGACAAATCCTTGTTCTCAAGCCGCTTGATGTATCTGACCATCTCCGTCTCGGAGTTATGGGTGTTGAAAACCGGATGAGATAAAAAGCCGCTTTTTCTCTCAAGGCCTCCCGTGGCGGCGGGCGCGTTTGAAACGTCAGCCCCGGAAATCGGGGGCGCGCTTTTGCCCGCCGCTTCACAGAAAACATTCAGTATGGCGTTTAAGTCATCCGCGCCGGTTGTCTCGTCAAGCGAGACGCCCACCGCGCCGCCGGTGTGCAGAAAGTTCATGCCCCTCTCCGTGGAAAGCCGCCTTATCTTCCCGTCCGTGCCTTCCGGCTCGCCCGAAAGGTCAACCGAAAGGGTGTCAAAAAAGCGACCGTTCCGCTGGGAAAACCCCGCGCCGGAAAGCGCGCGGGAAAGCGCCGCCGCGCGGCGGTGAATGCCCCCGGCTATGTTCTTCAGCCCTTGGGGGCCGTGATAGACGCAATACATCGCCGCCATGATCGCCGGCAATGACTGCGCCGTGCATATATTGGAGGTCGCCTTCTCCCTCCTTATGTGCTGCTCGCGCGTCTGAAGAGACATCCTGTAGGCGCGGGAGCCGTCCCGGTCAACGGAGACGCCGATAATCCTGCCCGGAATCTGGCGCTGAAACCGCCGCCGGGCGGCAATATACGCCGCATGAGGGCCGCCGCACCCCATCGGGACGCCGAGGCGCTGCGTTGTGCCGACCACTATGTCCGCCCCCATCTCGCCGGGCGGCGTGAAAACGGCAAGCGAAAGTATGTCCGCGCAAACCGAAACAAGCAGCCCCTCTCCGTGGGCGCGGCGGATGAAGTCCGTGTAGTCATGCGCCTCCCCCCGCCTGTCGGGAAACTGGACAAGAGCGCCGAAGTAATCGGGCGAGGGCTCAAAATCCTCAAAGCGGCCGACCGTGGTCTCTATGCCGAGCGGCTCCGTTCTTGACCTCAACACCTCCAGGGTCTGCGGAAAGCAGCCCTCGTCAACAAAAAACCGGTTCGGCGCGCCGGAGCGGGAAAGAGAATCCGCCACCCTCAGAGACATCGCCATCGCCTCGCACGCCGCCGTTGCCTCGTCAAGCAGGGAAGCGTTTGACACTTCCATCGCGGTCAGGTCGCTCACCACCGTCTGAAAATTGATAAGCGCCTCAAGCCTGCCCTGCGCTATCTCCGCCTGATACGGCGTGTATTGCGTATACCAGCCGGGATTTTCAAGAATGTTTCTTTTGATAACTTCGGGCGTTTTGCACCCGTAGTAGCCAAGGCCGATGAACGATTTGAGACGCCTGTTCATTGCCTCCAAATCCCTCATGCGGGAGATAAAAGAGTGCTCGTCCTCGGCGGGGGGCAGGGAGAGCGGCCCGGAAACCAGTATGTCCGCCGGAACCGCCTCGCGGACAAGTTCCTCAAGAGAGGCGGCGTCCACGGCGTCAAGCATTTCGCGCAAGTCATCCCCGAGCGAGCCGATGTGTCTGCGCTCAAAATCGTCCGTATGCGATTCAGTTCCGCCGCCCATGGGTAAAGGGTTTATTCCAGTTCCCCCACAAACCGCTCATAAGCGGCGGCGTCCATAAGGCGGCCAAGGGAGGAAACATCATCCGCGGCTATCTTCACAAGCCAGCCTTCGCCGTAGGGAGAGGAGTTTATGGTTTCGGGGGAGTCAACAAGCGCCGCATTCACCTCAACCACCCTGCCGGAGACGGGGCAAAAGATGTCGGAAACCGCCTTGGTTGACTCAACCGCGCCGATGGAGTCGCCCGCGCTGAAAACCTCTCCCTCCGGGGGAGTCTCCACGAAAACGATTTCACCGAGTGTCTGCTGTGCGTAGTCGGTTATGCCCACGGTTACCACGCCGTCCTCTTCAAGAGCCCATTCGTGGTCTTCGGTGTATCTGAGACCTTCGGGAAAACTCAAGATGTTCCGGCCTCCCCCGTGGCGCGACCGCCCTTCGCGCGGAAAGGCGGGTCTGTTATGGCGGCCTTTTTGCGATGGTTTCTTATCTCAACCCTTATCCCCGCGCTCCGGGCGCGGGCGACCGCTCCGGAGTCCATCATTGCAAGGCCGAGCGCCGCATTCAAACTGGGAGACATGGTTCCGCTGGTTACCTTTCCGGCCTCCGTCTCTTCACAGAAAACCCTGCAACCGCTCCGCGCAATGCCGGGCTCATCCATGACAAAACCGCAAAGGGCGCGACCGGGCCCTGCCTCAAGAACACGTACCAGTGCGTCTCTGCCGCAGAAATCCCCCTTTTCCATTTTCACATATCTTCCCAAATTCGCCTCAAAAGGGTTTGTGCTCTCGTCTATCTCGTTGCCGTAGAGAGTGTACCCCATCTCAAGCCTGAGCGTGTCGCGACATCCCAGCCCGCACATGGTCGCGCCGTCGCACAGCGCCGCCCACAACTCCGGCGCCGAGTCCCACGGGACAAATATCTCAAACCCGTCCTCGCCCGTGTAGCCCGTTCCCGATATGAACGCCTCGCCGCCGCGCTGAAAATCGGCAACGCAAAACCTGCCGGGCAGGCGCGCGTCCCCGCCCAGAGCGCCCGCCGCAACCTTTGCGGAATCCGGCCCCTGAACCGCAATCAGCGAGAACTCCCGGCTCAAATCTCTGACCCCGGCGTCAAACGCCCCGGCGTGCGAGGATATCCACTCAAGGTTGCGCGCGGTGTTTGAGGCGTTGACGCACAAGATAAATCTGGACCCGGAAAATCTGTAAACCATAAGGTCGTCCAGTATGCCGCCCTCCTCGTTGCAGAGCAGATTGTATTGGACGCTCATGTCCGCCATGCGGGTTACGTCATTGGTAACAAGCCACTGGCAAAACATCTCCGCGCCGGGACCCGTTATCTCTATCTCGCCCATGTGCCCCGCGTCAAAAATCCCGCAACCGGAGCGCACGGCGCGGTGCTCCTCCCGTATTCCGGAATACGAAACGGGCATGCTCCATCCGGAAAATCCGGTCATTTTTGCTCCGTTCTCAATGTGGGTTTCGTAAAGGGCGGTGCGGCTCATTGAACAACCTTATGATTAAACATTACAGGGGGAAATTGTCAACAAGGGCGGCGGGCGGTTTTGGTGTATGATTGGCGGCGGGGCAAGATGCGGAAAAGACTGCTGAAAATTTACACCCTGATGCTTGAGCGCCACGGCCCCCAGGGCTGGTGGCCCGCGCAAACCGCCTTTGAATGCGCGGTCGGGGCGATCCTGACCCAGAACACGGCGTGGAGAAACGTTGAAAAGGCGGTGCGCAACCTTAAATCGGCGGGAGCGCTCTCTGTCGGGGCGATAGACCGGATGCCGCTTGCAAAACTCGCCCGGCTGATAAGACCCTCCGGCTACTTCAACCTGAAGGCGGAGCGGCTGAAATGTTTCACCCGCTTTGTTACAAAAAACCACGGCGGAGACATCGGCGCGCTTCTTTCCTCGGAGACCGGCGAACTCAGGCAGTCCCTGCTCTCCGTTAAAGGCGTGGGGCCCGAAACCGCAGACAGCATAGCGCTGTATGCCGCGGGGAAACCGCTGTTTGTGGTTGACGCCTACACAAAGAGAATCACCTCAAGGCACGGCCTCACGGACGGGAAGGCAACCTACGGCGAGGTGCAAAGCCTGTTTGCGGAAAACCTGCCGCAAGACGCCGCCATGTTCAACGAGTATCACGCCCTGATAGTGCGGACGGCAAAGGAGTTTTGCCATAAAAGCAAGCCCGACTGCGAAAACTGCCCGCTTAAAACCGACCTGCCCTCAGGCTTGAAGCCTGTGTAAAGAATTTTTCAGCCGGACGAGCCGCCGTTTCCGGCGGAGCGGACGACCTGCTCAAAAGCGCGCGGGTCTCTTATGGCGAGTTCGGACAGTGATTTCCTGTCCAATTCAATGCCGGACTTTTTGACCCCGCTGATAAAGCGGCTGTATGAAAGCCCGTGAGGGCGGACGGCCGCGTTGATTCTGGTTATCCACAGGGCGCGGAAGTCTCTCTTTCTGTTGCGCCTGTCGCGGTAGGCGTATGCCATGGCGCGCAGAAGGGTCTCTTTGGCTTTCCTGAGATTGTTCTTCCTGCGCCCCCAGTAGCCCCTTGCCTGCTTCAGGATTTTCTTGCGCCTGTTTCTGGACGCCACTGACGGTGTAACTCTCATCTCCCTATCCTCACTTGGCGATATAGGACGCCACCCTTCTCGCGGCGGCACCCTCAAGGTAAAGGGCGGAGCCGAGCCGCCTCATCCTTTTTGAGTTCTTCTTGACGTTGAGGTGCGACTTGCCGCCCCTTGCCGTCTTTATCTTTCCGCCGCCGGTGAAGGAAAATCTCTTCGCCGCGCTTCTGTTTGTTTTCATCTTTGTCTTCAAACCGCTTCTCCGTCTTTGACCGCTTCTTCGTCTTCGTAAGCGCCGTTTTCCCGGCTCGCCCCGCCGCCCGCGCTTTTTACGGGCGAAAGGACGGCAACAATTCCCCTGCCCTCAAGCCGCGCCGGGGAATCTATTTTACCCAGACCTGACAGTTGTTCCACTATTGAGGAAATAAGTTCAAACCCGGTGTTCTTGTGGACAAACTCCCTTCCCCTGAACATCACCCTGAGCTTGGCTTTGCATCCGTCCTGCAAAAACCCCCTGAGACGCTCCATCTTCACGTCCAAGTCGTGCTGCCCGATGTGCGGCCTCAATTTGACCTCTTTGACCGGGCTCGGCTTGCTCTTTTTGGTGTTTTTCTTTTGCAGATATTTATACTTTCCATAATCAACAAGCCTGCATACGGGCGGTTTGGAATCGGGGGAGACCTCAACAAGGTCAAGACGCATCTCCTCCGCCTTTGCGAGCGCTTCCTCTATTGACAAAACTCCAATCTGGCTTCCTTTGTCATCAACCACCCTGACGGTGGGAGCCTTTATCCTGCGGTTTATCCGTGTTGCGGGAGGCCGTTTTTCAAAATTTCTTCTGGGAAACCTTATGGCCTGCTCCCCGCGCCCGTAAAAGCGCCTTCCTCTTTCAGCATTTCAATAAACTCGCCCACCTCCATCGGGCTTAAGCTTTCGCTCCCGTATTTTCTGGGAGCAACAGTTCCACCGGCGGCCTCCTTCTCTCCGACAACAAGCAAATACGGTATCTTCATCACCTGCGCTTCTCTGACCTTGTAGCCGAGTTTCTCGCTTCTGAAATCCCTTTCAACCCTTATACCTTTTTCCGCAAGAGCGCAAACAACTTTCTCCGCATATTCCGTCCATTCATCGCCTACCGTGGCCACACGCGCCTGAACGGGACTGAGCCACAAAGGAAAAGCCCCGCCGTAATGCTCCACCAGAATTCCGAAAAACCGCTCAAGCGAACCGAATATCGCCCGATGAATCATTATCGGCGTGTGGCGGACATTATCCTCACCCGCAAAGGCCATGTCAAACCGCTTCGGGAGATTGAAATCTAACTGAACGGTGGAACACTGCCAAGACCTTCCGAGAACGTCCTTTATTTTCAGGTCTATTTTCGGCCCGTAAAAAGCCCCCCCTTTGTCGTCAACCGAGTAGTCAAGCCCCTTTGAGGCAAGCACGGACTTGATGGCGTCCGTGGCGTCCGTCCAGTCGCTTTCGCTCCCGACAAACTTGTCCGGGCGCGTTGAGAGGAAGATGTCAAAATCGTCAAAGCCGAACTTTTTCAGGAAGGAGAGCGTCAGGTCAATAACGCCTCCCACCTCGTCCGCTATCTGGTCGGGGCGGCAGAATATGTGGGCGTCATCCTGAGAAAACCCCCTCGCCCTCAAAAGCCCGTGAAGCACGCCGCTGCGCTCGTATCTGTAAACCGTGCCCACTTCCGCCCACCTGAGCGGCAGGTCGCGGTAACTTCTCACGGCGGACTTGTAAACCAGAATGTGAAACGGGCAGTTCATCGGCTTTATCTGGTATTGCGAGTTGTCCAGTTCTGAGGGGGGAAACATGTTTTCGGTGTAAAAGTCCAGATGGCCGCTGGTCTGCCACAGGTCAAGGCGCGCCAGATGCGGCGTATAAAGGATGTCATAGCCCGCCCTGCGGTGCTCCGAGCGCCAGTAATCTTCAATAATTCCCCTCACTCTCGCCCCTCTGGGATGCCACAGCACAAGGCCGGGTCCCACATCGTCCCTCAAACTGAAAAGGTCAAGTTCCCTGCCCAGTTTTCTGTGGTCGCGTTTTTTCGCCTCCTCAAGCATGGCAAGGTGTTTTTTCAAATCCTTTCTGTCCGCAAAGGCCGTTCCGTATATGCGCTGAAGCATCGGGTTTGTCTCAACGCCGCGCCAATACGCCCCGGCGGAAGATGTGAGTTTGAACGCCCTGACCTCCCCGGTGGAAGGCGCGTGCGGCCCCCTGCAAAGGTCAAACCAGCCGCCCTGATGATAGGTTGTTATCTCCCCGCCTTCGGGCAGGCCGCCGATGATTTCAACCTTGTATGTCTCGCCCATGTCCGAGAAGGTTTTCACCGCCTCCTCGCGGGAAACGGTTTTACGCAATAGCGGCTTGTTTTCGGAGATGATTTCCGCCATCCGTTTTTCAATCTTTTCAAGGTCTTCCGGTGTGAAGGGCGCGGGCGCGTCAAAATCGTAATAAAACCCGTCATCAATAACGGGGCCTATCGTAACCTTCACGCCGGGGAAAAGCCCCTGAACGGCTTCTGCCATAACGTGGGCGGCGGTGTGGCGAATGAGGGCAAGGCCCTCCGGCGAGTTGCGTCTGACGGGCGCAACGGCGGCGGGTTGGGGGACGGGTTCCTGCAAGTCTGAAAGAACACCGTCAACAGTCGCTCCGATGGCGTCCTTCTCCGCGCCGAGCGCGGCAAGGGCTTCCGCAACAGTGGCGCCGGAGGCGACCTCGGCGGAGTTGTCTTTATGGGTAACCTTTATTTGAGGCATTATGAAACCTTTGGGCCCGGCTGGAATTGAACCAGCGACCTTTCGCGTGTGAGGCGAACGCTCTCCCTCTGAGCTACGAGCCCGAAGCGGCTATATTGTTTTGAATATGAGGGAAAAGTCAAAGGAAACCGATTAGAGTCGATGCCGTGAAGAAGAAAAAGAAACTTTCCGACCCCTTCATCTTCAATCTGGGACGAGTCTGGCAGTCCGCTTTGCGCGAAGACTGGAGGGAAGCCGAGCGGCTCTGTGACTTTATAGAAGAAATCTCCGGCGGAAGGGATGATATGAAACATATCCGAAAGGCCGTCCTGAAAGAAGATACAAACCGCGTTGACAAGCAACTAACCAAAATTCTCGGATGGTGAGCGCGGCTGGGATCGAACCAGCGACCTCTTGCGTGTCGGGCAAGCGCTCTCCCGCTGAGCTACGCGCTCTTTCAGTCCGCCTATTGTCTTTCAAAAGCCGTTTTGTGTCAAGGCGCAAACATTGACACCCGCCCTTGCCGTGCTGTATTTTTCGCTATGCCCAAAGCCCCGAAATACCGCGCATGGCTCAACTGCATCAACCCGGAATGCGGCAAAAGATACAAAATTGATGAAGTAATCTACCGCTGCGGCGACTGCAACGAACTTCTTGAAGTTACCCACGACCGCGACCTGCTTGCCAAACAGTCGCCCCAGCAGTGGAAAGACCTGTTTGACGACCGCTATAAAAACCAGTCATGGCCCTATGGCAGTTCGGTCTGGGGCAAAAAGGAATGGGTCTGCCCCGTGGTGGACGACCAAGACATCGTTTCCATGTATGAGGGGTCAACCAATCTGTTCTGGGCGGAGCGTTTCGGCAGACAGGTCGGAATGGAAGATGTGTGGATAAAAATGTGCGGCAACAGCCACACGGGCTCTTTCAAAGACCTCGGAATGACCGTTCTGGTGTCCGTGGTGCGCAGCATGAGACGCAAAAAGCGCGACATTCCCGCCGTGGCGTGCGCCTCCACCGGAGACACCTCCGCCGCGCTTGCCGCCTACTGCGCCGCGGCGGACATTCCGGCGATAGTGTTCCTGCCGAGGGGAAAGGTCTCTCTCGCCCAACTTGTTCAGCCAATCTCAAACGGGGCGATAGTGCTGTCTCTGGACACCGATTTTGACGGCTGCATGAAGATGGTCCAGAGGGTAACGGGCGAACACAACATTTATCTCGCCAACTCAATCAACTCCCTGAGGATTGAGGGGCAGAAGACCATCAGCATTGAGTTGTGCCAGCAGTTCAAGTGGGACGTGCCGGACTGGGTAATCATTCCGGGCGGAAACCTCGGCAATGTGTCCGCGCTCGGCAAGGGGTTTCTGCTTATGCGCGACCTCGGCCTTATCAAAAAACTGCCGCGAATAGTCTGCGCGCAGTCCAAAAACGCAAACCCGCTTTATCTGAGTTACAAGAAGGGCTTCAAGGAGTTCAAGCCCGTGAAGGCGAAAACAACTCTCGCCAACGCGATTCAAATCGGCAATCCGGTCAGCGTGAACAAGGCGATTAAAACCCTCAAAGAGTTCAACGGAATTGTGGAGCAGGCGTCTGAAAAGGAACTTGCGGACGCCGCCGCCATGGCGGACGGGACGGGAACTTTCAACTGCCCGCACACGGGCGTGGCTCTCGCGGTTTTCCTGAAACTTCAGGCGCAAAAAACCTTCAAAAAGAAAGACAAGGTGGTGATCATCTCCACCGCCCACGGCTTGAAATTTGTTGAGTTCAAGATCGGATACCACGAAGGAAAGATAAGGGGGGCGAACAAAGCGCTCCGCAACAGCCCCGTTGAAGTTCCCAACGACTACGAAAAAGTCCGGGACGCCATATTCAGACGCATTGAAAAGCGATGAGTTTTGACCTGAGCGGCGGCCTTTACGCCATAACAGACCGCAAACTGATACCGGAGGAGTGTCTTGCCCGAACCGTTGAGGCGGCGATAAGGGGCGGGGCGAAAGTGATTCAACTGCGCGAAAAGGGCGCGGACAGAAGCGAAGTTGTCCGCAGGGGGAAAGCCGTTTTAAGGATAACGCGCGAATACGGCGTTCCCCTGATAATCAACGACAGCCCCGAAGCGGCGAAAGAAACCGGCGCGGACGGGGTTCATCTCGGCGGGGATGACGCGCCGGTTGGAGAGGCGAGAAAACTGCTCGGCGGCGGCGCGATTATAGGGGTCTCGTGTTACGGCGACATTGAAAGGGGAGTTGAAGCGGAGAAACAGGGCGCAAACTACGCCGCCTTTGGAACGCCGTATTTCACGCCGACAAAACCGGACAGAGATCCGACTCCGTTTGAGGTTCTGCGGGAAGCGAAGCGGAGATTGAAGATTCCCGTTTTCGCAATCGGCGGCATAACGCCGGAGAATGTTTCGGATGTTCTGGAGACCGGAGTGGACGGAGTTGCCGTGATTACGGCGATTTTCGGGGTGGAAGACACCGAAGAAGCGGTAAAAGAGATTGCGGGGTTCTTTGAGGATGAGGCATAAAGTGCCGCTAATCTCCGCAGAATGTGCGGAGATTAGGGTTGACTGACCAAGCGGCGGCGGCTATATTCTCCGCAGAATGTGCGGAGAATAGCAACTGTAATCTCCGCAAAAGTTGTCAAAGATGCCTTACTTGTGGGAAGAAAAAGAGTGGCCAGATTTCCGGTGGGATGAAAAACTCATATCGTCCCCGCTTGCGGATGTGCGCCACCGGCAGGGGCGTTTGCTTGGCCGTATGGAGGGGCTCGGCTTTGCCTTGCGGCAGGATGCGGTTTTCCGGACTATTTGCGATGAAACTCTTAAGACCAGCGAGATAGAGGGTGAGTTTCTTGATGTTGAGGAGGTGCGCTCGTCCGTTGCCCGGCAACTTGGATTGGACTATGCGGGCAACCCGCCGGGAGGCGGGGCTGACGAAAGGCGGCATTTGGTCAAAGAGTCGTCCCGGAGTGAGGCGGACGGCATAGTGGAAATCCTTGTTGACGCGACCGCCAATTTTGACAAGCGCCTTACAAAGAAGCGTCTTTTCGGCTGGCATTCCGCGCTTTTCCCCGAAGGGCGCAGCGGTTTCCTCAAGATAACAACGGGAAAGTGGCGCAAGGGCGGGGTTCATGTTGTTTCCGGCCCCATAGGAAGGCAGACGATTCATTTTGTCGCTCCGCCCGCAAGCAGTGTTTCCGGGGAAATGGACGCTTTTCTCTCGTGGTTCAACACTGAAACCGGAAAAGACCCTGTTTTGAAAGCGGCGATTGCTCATCTGTGGTTTGTAATCATCCATCCGTTTGATGACGGAAACGGGCGCACGACAAGGGCGATAGCGGAGATGTGCCTTGCCCGTTCCGAGGGAACTTCGCAGAGGTTTTACAGTATGTCTTCGCAGATAATGGCGGAGAGGAAGGACTACTACGCGCAACTTCGGGAGACTCAAAACAGCGGGGTTGATATTACGGGCTGGCTTCTCTGGTTTCTCGGCTGTCTGAACCGCGCAATCAGGAGTTCGGACAAGGCGCTTTCAGTGATACTGAACAAGGCGCGTTTCTGGGAGGAACACGGGGAAACGGCTTTCAATAAACGGCAGACAAAGATTTTGAATCTGCTTTTGGGCGGC
This portion of the Candidatus Dadabacteria bacterium genome encodes:
- the thrS gene encoding threonine--tRNA ligase, whose product is MPQIKVTHKDNSAEVASGATVAEALAALGAEKDAIGATVDGVLSDLQEPVPQPAAVAPVRRNSPEGLALIRHTAAHVMAEAVQGLFPGVKVTIGPVIDDGFYYDFDAPAPFTPEDLEKIEKRMAEIISENKPLLRKTVSREEAVKTFSDMGETYKVEIIGGLPEGGEITTYHQGGWFDLCRGPHAPSTGEVRAFKLTSSAGAYWRGVETNPMLQRIYGTAFADRKDLKKHLAMLEEAKKRDHRKLGRELDLFSLRDDVGPGLVLWHPRGARVRGIIEDYWRSEHRRAGYDILYTPHLARLDLWQTSGHLDFYTENMFPPSELDNSQYQIKPMNCPFHILVYKSAVRSYRDLPLRWAEVGTVYRYERSGVLHGLLRARGFSQDDAHIFCRPDQIADEVGGVIDLTLSFLKKFGFDDFDIFLSTRPDKFVGSESDWTDATDAIKSVLASKGLDYSVDDKGGAFYGPKIDLKIKDVLGRSWQCSTVQLDFNLPKRFDMAFAGEDNVRHTPIMIHRAIFGSLERFFGILVEHYGGAFPLWLSPVQARVATVGDEWTEYAEKVVCALAEKGIRVERDFRSEKLGYKVREAQVMKIPYLLVVGEKEAAGGTVAPRKYGSESLSPMEVGEFIEMLKEEGAFTGAGSRP
- the thiE gene encoding thiamine phosphate synthase, with the translated sequence MSFDLSGGLYAITDRKLIPEECLARTVEAAIRGGAKVIQLREKGADRSEVVRRGKAVLRITREYGVPLIINDSPEAAKETGADGVHLGGDDAPVGEARKLLGGGAIIGVSCYGDIERGVEAEKQGANYAAFGTPYFTPTKPDRDPTPFEVLREAKRRLKIPVFAIGGITPENVSDVLETGVDGVAVITAIFGVEDTEEAVKEIAGFFEDEA
- a CDS encoding Fic family protein, which translates into the protein MPYLWEEKEWPDFRWDEKLISSPLADVRHRQGRLLGRMEGLGFALRQDAVFRTICDETLKTSEIEGEFLDVEEVRSSVARQLGLDYAGNPPGGGADERRHLVKESSRSEADGIVEILVDATANFDKRLTKKRLFGWHSALFPEGRSGFLKITTGKWRKGGVHVVSGPIGRQTIHFVAPPASSVSGEMDAFLSWFNTETGKDPVLKAAIAHLWFVIIHPFDDGNGRTTRAIAEMCLARSEGTSQRFYSMSSQIMAERKDYYAQLRETQNSGVDITGWLLWFLGCLNRAIRSSDKALSVILNKARFWEEHGETAFNKRQTKILNLLLGGGFVGKLTSSKWAKIAKCSQDTAQRDINGLIDLGIMKKSEEGGRSTSYEMTGKDPRPA
- the thrC gene encoding threonine synthase — encoded protein: MPKAPKYRAWLNCINPECGKRYKIDEVIYRCGDCNELLEVTHDRDLLAKQSPQQWKDLFDDRYKNQSWPYGSSVWGKKEWVCPVVDDQDIVSMYEGSTNLFWAERFGRQVGMEDVWIKMCGNSHTGSFKDLGMTVLVSVVRSMRRKKRDIPAVACASTGDTSAALAAYCAAADIPAIVFLPRGKVSLAQLVQPISNGAIVLSLDTDFDGCMKMVQRVTGEHNIYLANSINSLRIEGQKTISIELCQQFKWDVPDWVIIPGGNLGNVSALGKGFLLMRDLGLIKKLPRIVCAQSKNANPLYLSYKKGFKEFKPVKAKTTLANAIQIGNPVSVNKAIKTLKEFNGIVEQASEKELADAAAMADGTGTFNCPHTGVALAVFLKLQAQKTFKKKDKVVIISTAHGLKFVEFKIGYHEGKIRGANKALRNSPVEVPNDYEKVRDAIFRRIEKR